The genome window gaaggtgcgaggaccctattgtaattggtccgtctattattattattatttcgacaaatgaatcgccttttttatgcctttatcatattcaaaaactcaccaaactcacACCAAAATTCAATCGTGTCGaaaatttaagtattttataggtttcagaaatgggcgtggcaaaatgacctactagcacCCCCTAGAATGCAGCCCCTCACACAAGTTTGTCGTAgtgacacgaaatttggtacacacatgtatcatgggaagacgcaccaaaaagtctcaagaagccatacccaaaaatgtacaggaagtaggccatcttggattgaatatggagttttcgccatttccacgccgcatactttaacgaactcctcctacagatttcacccaattgccttcaaacttggtcagtagcattacaaggcctttgggatcaaaagttgtataaatctttactgacggtcacactatgtgggcgtggcatggcgccaaaatatggcgtctcaccataaaacacgagcgcgttataacttttccatactttgtcccatctgctccaaaattctcatgcttcatcagagtccagcccttaacacttccatgttataatatttcataaagccctaCTTTACATAACTCTTCCACCAGATTCAATCCCATTGACtttaaacttggtcagtaccatcacaaggccttggggaacacaacttatcaacacctttactgaccttcacaatatgtgggcgtggcatggtggcaaaagatggcgtctcgccatctaacaccagactggataattgaccatacattgtccaagcggtcccaaatttcacacacgtgattagggtccagcccggaacacacccacgtgtcaatgttgacacacagtcatagcgccccccgctgacAACAGGAAGTAGCATCTTGTacacctagccccagcagtaggtttcacgtagagacgcgaaatttggtacacacatgattcatgtggagacgcaccaaaaagcctcttggacccatagcctaaaacgtacaggaagtcggccatctagGATCTAAAATGGCATTTCCTGTCCTTTTTACCCATTTCCAAGTGGCATACATTAACAAACTCcgcctacagatttcacccaatttacttcaaacttggtcagtaccatcacaaggcctttgggatcaaaagttgtataaatctttaccgacaatcatactatgtgggcgtggcatgatggcaaattatggcgtctcgccataaaacacgagatcgttataacttctccattctttgtcccatctgctccaaacttctcatgcttcatcatagtccagcccttaacacttctaaatcataatattttatgaagccccgccccttatgctatatccacgccccctttcattaaatgaccacatttcatattttattgaactcctcctacagatttaacctgattgttttcaaagttggtcagtaccatcacaaggcctttgggatcaaaagttattcaaatctttacggacagtcacactatgtgggcgtggcatggcgccaaattATGacatctcgccataaaacacgagatcgttataacttctctattctttgtccaatctgctccaaacttctcatgcttcatcagagtccagcccttaacacttctaaatcataataattcataaagcaaaattatgtcgtctcgccacaacacacgagaccgtgtaacttgaccatacattgtccaatctgtcccaaatttctcatatgtgatgagggtccagccctgaacacacccacatatcaatattgacactcagtcagagcgccccccgctggcaacaggtagtcacatgttttatacttagccctagcagtaggcttcacgtagagacacgaaatttggtacacacatgaatcatgtggagacgcaccaaaaagcctcttggacccatacctcaaacccaactggaagtctgccatcttggtttgaatatcgcacatttcatagttttttcccatttccacctcgcatactttaacgaactcctccgacagatttcaccccatggacttcaaacttggtcagtatcaCAAGCGCTTtgtactttgggatcaaaagttattgaaagctttaccgactgtcacactatgtgggcgtggcatggcggaaaaatatggcgtcttgccacaaaactacacatccttataacttttacatactttgtcccatctggtccaaacttctcatgcttcatcagagtccagcccttaacacttcgaaataacaatatttggtaacactttctatgaagactacatctatagtgcattatgagcgcattcatagtgaattataattctcattataatcaatcataatgcattatgactgcattcataaacacatataaagcttcatggtgcactatatcaacagttataaatatagcttataatgacttataaatccaagtgtcttatgagtgctcttgactggttataaactacaggctgactgatgaggcttataatacattacaactcctcatacccctctatacacacacctcaacaatcaattgttataaggactcataggatgccataagtataaataaatgatcaatgtatgctttaagtaaattgaggttcatatagacgcatctaaaatgcagtatagctaatcatgatgtttcattgttggcgttaagtaaagtgtaacacattttcatgcatttaaaagaagctatgctgcatcataagtcatttcgtcagataccaaatatagagaattacactaagattaggaatgtaacggtaaagctcagtttcaacctgtagggggcaatccacttgcatattttgtccacaaaatgtatatttttaagattcacAGATTTGGAGCTCAATCAATCACCAACACTACTTAATACGTAGATATaagggtttacatatgaaaactttggttttgggatttaattacagtttaaggaataaaaccaaaaaaagagaaaaagacagtaCATTTTTCAAGCTTTATTTCAGCAATTAAAACAGTCTCAATCAACCATCTGGTGGTGAGGAAATATTTGAAGTTTGAATTTATTTCTCAtcttattctttctttctttcttaattaACTACTGTAGCAAACATAGGCAAAGGGCATGCAAAGCCACCActgatacaaatataaaaaaaaattctacaaatataaaaacatactttACTGTATACTGTAGCTTTCAACTTTGAACTAAGTGTCAACCTTTAGTACAACGATTCATATTTACACTTGGGTAGCAATAGGGAGGAGAGTGCCCTCTTCCTTCATCTGCAGAATTATCTCCTTGACCTCTGGGGTCATGGCACTGCGGCACCTGGAAATGAAGGTGGACAGTTTTTCTTTCCGTTAATCCCAGGCccccacatttttaaaaatgtctggaGCGGCAATGCTGAGCTCTGCTATCGGTGCCATCCTCGacactgtgtttctgtctgcacCGATGGTGTCGAACACTGCTTTCATCGAGCCCCCTTTGTTAAAGGCATAGAGGGCCATCTTGTACCTCGCCACAATGCTCCTCGTGTTCCTGGCTGTAAATGGTACATCAAACCAGATTGTGTTTAAAAACCTTACTGTCAAAATGTGCAAACTTGTTAAAACTGTAATGAGTAAttacctcttcctcttcttctcatCGGGTCATCGTTGCTTTTAACTTTGCGGGAAGTGGTGGAAGATGATGGAGATCTAATTTGGTAGCTGTTCATGGACGAATCTAGAACAGAAATCAGAGGAGGATCAAAACATGATGATAGGGTCAACtttcaaaatataaacaaatgccaTGGAATAAGCTGCTAGAGATTGTTTTTGGCAGTAGAGGCTcaggtaattttaaaaaatatcatcatgatgacATGCATCTGAATGTGTCAATTAAAGGACATGGGTTTGAGGTGAGAGAGTGATAAACATGGTCTATTCCAACCAATCAAAACTTGTCGATAAAGCAGATACATTATGGGAAATATGACGTTATTGCCTGCAGAACTGCCAGTGAAGGCAGAGCCCTTCTGTAACCTCATGATTTCAGTGGACAGCCGATCACTACATAACAAGTAAAAGCTAAAACTAAGAGTGTGACCTACtactaattattaattaatatatcaGTGTAACCCTCGatacatcgcccagccctaagagGAAAAAATTTAGGATTTGATTCATCTGCATGTGCCTTTGTTACCTTCAGATGAATCCGAAAGAGCGGAACTGGAGTCTTCATCTTCCTTGTCAGAAGCAATGCTCATTAATTGCTTGGCTTTCTTCCCCTTCCCATGCTTGCGTTTGACGCCTGCAAATAACAAGACAAATTCTGTGGTTAGTGATCTAGTTGTGAGAAAggaataaatatgaaaacacattttgtctGTGTACTGGAGAAAACCTgagtgaaaaaatatattcttgtTCTATATGAATGTGAATGGATAATTACTCACCTGACTTGCCGGACATGATTGTGGAATTATCTTCATCCTTCTTGGAGAGTAGCTGCTGGATGAGCTCATCCTTTTTCTGAAGTTCTCCTTGCAGGTAAGTCTTATCATTCTTGAGGAGGGAGATGGTTTCATCACGAAATTGccccttctctttctctgcctccAGAAGTTCTTTAAGTTTTTGAACCTCCAGAACTGCATTTGGTGAGCCtgctgaaataattaaaaattaagtaACCCTTACATAAGAATTTAGCTTACAATAATAAcaggaataaataataataacagagtAGGTATGTATAATTTCAACACATGAATTAAGAATCTCTGATTGTGTATCTACCGTGTGCCAACACAAAGGTCTCAAAGATTCTAAGATGTACTGTAACTATTGTAAAATTGTCACTGTACACTTTTTGTAATTGCTGTGCATGTAGAGTCTGTGTATCTGTATCACCTGCCTGCCCtatcagtttttttgttttgtttgtctcataTCACGTGTAATACAATTAAACTATTGCAGAGGTGAAATTCTCTTCACACAGCAGTAAGACACGGTGTACAGTATAAAACACTAGCTATAcagtattgtaaaataaaaaaataaaaataaaaaaaaatagtgccaCACATCATTAAAAACAATGCTGTAGTTAATAGTCAATGACCTTCATCTGACAATTTGTTATAATaccaggaaagaaaaagaatattACCAGACCTTTTAGGCTGTTCAAGGGAGATGATTCAGCCTGGGGATTGGCTTTCACTTTGCGACGACTCATGGTTGAAGCGGgctagataataataatttttaaaaaaagcaaggCACATGTTATAGTATTTGCATTATACTGAAGGGATGCATTTCAATGAAAATTCTTAATACGTGTATGCCAATCCTAATATAGGCCTACGGTagaaacaattttttaaaatgccaaTAAAAACAGTTGGCTATTTATGCCAGTTTTCTTTTGCTAgaaaatgtccactttttacAAACATGAGGCAGTGGGCGGGGGTCGACATATAGCTAGTCctatattttt of Centropristis striata isolate RG_2023a ecotype Rhode Island chromosome 12, C.striata_1.0, whole genome shotgun sequence contains these proteins:
- the LOC131981364 gene encoding coiled-coil domain-containing protein 106-like — encoded protein: MSRRKVKANPQAESSPLNSLKGSPNAVLEVQKLKELLEAEKEKGQFRDETISLLKNDKTYLQGELQKKDELIQQLLSKKDEDNSTIMSGKSGVKRKHGKGKKAKQLMSIASDKEDEDSSSALSDSSEDSSMNSYQIRSPSSSTTSRKVKSNDDPMRRRGRARNTRSIVARYKMALYAFNKGGSMKAVFDTIGADRNTVSRMAPIAELSIAAPDIFKNVGAWD